One Cyprinus carpio isolate SPL01 chromosome A16, ASM1834038v1, whole genome shotgun sequence genomic region harbors:
- the LOC122147929 gene encoding engulfment and cell motility protein 1-like: MSTPLQAEKKQKKYATQSVTLQFNTVDSARPHRPSLKSEMLSQDDPKSRPMLELRERLQPEVIELIKQQRLNRLCEGTCFRKISARRRQDKFWYCRLSPNHKVLHYGDIEEFSQGQISHDSLQEKVTVADIKAVVTGKDCPHMKEKGALKNKELLELAFSILHNSDVYLNFIAPDKHEYCIWTDGLNALLGKEMTSELTKSDMNTLVTMELKLRLLDLENIQIPDVPPPVPKEPSTYDFVYDFSQQHT, encoded by the exons ATGTCTACACCTCTGCAGGcagagaaaaaacagaaaaagtatGCCACCCAAAGTGTCACACTGCAGTTTAACACAGTGGACAGTGCCAGGCCTCACAGGCCCTCGCTGAAGTCAGAGATGTTGAGCCAGGATGACCCCAAATCACGCCCAATGCT AGAACTACGAGAGAGGCTGCAGCCAGAGGTGATCGAGCTGATTAAACAGCAGAGGTTGAACCGCCTGTGTGAGGGCACATGCTTTAGGAAGATCAGTGCTCGTCGCAGACAAG ACAAGTTCTGGTATTGCCGTCTATCACCAAACCACAAAGTGTTACACTATGGAGATATAGAGGAATTCTCACAAGGACAAATATCACACGACTCTCTCCAGGAGAAAG TGACAGTAGCAGATATCAAAGCAGTGGTCACGGGTAAAGACTGCCCACACATGAAGGAAAAGGGAGCACTTAAGAATAAG GAGCTGCTGGAGCTGGCTTTTTCCATTCTTCATAACTCTGATGTATATCTGAACTTCATTGCTCCGGACAAGCATGAA TATTGCATTTGGACTGATGGCTTGAATGCTCTTTTGGGAAAAGAGATGACAAGTGAGCTCACAAAATCAGATATGAACACTCTGGTTACTATGGAGCTAAAACTTCGCCTCTTGGACCTCGAAAACATTCAGATTCCTGATGTCCCTCCTCCTGTTCCCAAAGAGCCCAGCACTTACGACTTTGTTTACGATTTTAGCCAACAGCACACTTGA
- the LOC122147983 gene encoding FXYD domain-containing ion transport regulator 6-like isoform X2, translated as MELCVAAVLLSYFAPALASQMDEIHEYDKPFHYDYESLRIGGMIFAVILFLMGIFLIVSRKCRCKGNKSKPVGLDPAAARGAK; from the exons ATGGAGCTTTGTGTAGCTGCAGTGCTTTTGTCGTACTTCGCTCCAGCTTTGG CTTCCCAAATGGATGAAATTCATG AGTACGACAAGCCATTTCATTATG ATTATGAATCCCTGAGGATCGGTGGTATGATCTTTGCTGTGATCCTCTTCTTGATGGGGATCTTCCTCATTGTCA GTCGGAAATGCCGCTGCAAAGGGAACAAGTCAAA GCCAGTGGGTCTTGACCCAGCGGCAGCCAGAG GTGCAAAATAA
- the LOC109074777 gene encoding serum paraoxonase/arylesterase 2-like, giving the protein MGKIAVLSLAAIALAAFIGERLVALRHSTLSSRELTQNYLPNCHLIEGIEYGAEDITILDDGLAFLSTGLKYPGLPYYSDDPGKIYSLNLLDSDLKIKALNIKGQFDKGSFNPHGISVYTDEKDGAIYLFVVNHPQGKSQVEIFRFVEGENALQHIKTIRHELLHNVNDIVAVGTESFYATNDHYFTNGILKVMEPLLSLSWSDVVYYSPQTVQVVAGGFSSANGINISPDKRHLYVSNILKHKIRVMEIQKNTVLSHVKEVDVGSLCDNIEVDRESGDLWLGCHPNGLKFMLSDPNDPPGSEVIRIENILSEKPRVTQVYADDGSVIIASSVATPYGGKLLIGTVYQKALICDLK; this is encoded by the exons ATGGGCAAAATAGCGGTACTCTCGTTAGCTGCTATTGCTCTGGCAGCTTTCATCGGAGAAAGGCTCGTTGCACTTAG GCATTCAACACTTTCCTCCAGAGAACTTACCCAAAACTACCTTCCTAACTGTCACCTAATAGAGGGCATAG AGTATGGGGCTGAAGATATCACCATACTTGACGATGGATTGGCTTTTCTGAGCACT GGCTTGAAGTATCCAGGCTTACCGTACTATTCAGATGACCCTGGAAAGATCTACTCCCTAAATCTGTTGGATTCTGATCTGAAAATTAAAGCACTGAACATCAAGGGTCAGTTTGACAAAGGCTCTTTTAATCCACATGGAATCAGTGTGTACACAGATGAAAAag ATGGTGCCATATACCTGTTTGTTGTTAATCATCCTCAAGGCAAAAGCCAAGTGGAGATTTTCAGATTTGTTGAGGGTGAAAATGCTCTTCAACACATTAAGACCATCAGGCATGAACTCCTGCACAA TGTGAATGATATAGTAGCTGTGGGGACCGAAAGCTTTTATGCCACCAATGACCATTACTTCACTAATGGGATTCTCAAGGTTATGGAGCCACTTCTGTCTTTGTCCTGGAGTGACGTCGTCTACTACAGCCCTCAGACTGTGCAGGTTGTGGCAGGGGGCTTTTCATCTGCCAATGGCATAAATATCTCCCCCGATAAAAG GCATTTGTATGTGTCAAATATCCTGAAGCACAAAATTCGTGTCATGGAAATACAGAAGAACACTGTATTGTCTCATGTAAAG GAGGTTGATGTGGGGTCACTGTGTGACAACATTGAGGTGGACCGTGAATCTGGAGACCTATGGCTGGGCTGCCACCCAAATGGTCTCAAATTCATGCTTAGTGATCCAAATGATCCGCCGGGCTCTGAG GTTATCAGGATTGAGAACATCCTGTCTGAAAAGCCCCGGGTGACTCAGGTATATGCAGATGACGGCAGTGTGATCATTGCTTCTTCAGTGGCAACCCCATATGGAGGAAAGCTGCTCATTGGAACAGTTTATCAGAAAGCTCTGATATGTGACCTTAAATAG
- the LOC122147983 gene encoding phospholemman-like isoform X1, whose translation MELCVAAVLLSYFAPALGSTFCMEMPASQMDEIHEYDKPFHYDYESLRIGGMIFAVILFLMGIFLIVSRKCRCKGNKSKPVGLDPAAARGAK comes from the exons ATGGAGCTTTGTGTAGCTGCAGTGCTTTTGTCGTACTTCGCTCCAGCTTTGG GATCAACTTTTTGCATGGAAATGCCAG CTTCCCAAATGGATGAAATTCATG AGTACGACAAGCCATTTCATTATG ATTATGAATCCCTGAGGATCGGTGGTATGATCTTTGCTGTGATCCTCTTCTTGATGGGGATCTTCCTCATTGTCA GTCGGAAATGCCGCTGCAAAGGGAACAAGTCAAA GCCAGTGGGTCTTGACCCAGCGGCAGCCAGAG GTGCAAAATAA
- the LOC109083365 gene encoding FXYD domain-containing ion transport regulator 7-like isoform X1 — MMAASTESYMYMDQSAFQYDYETLRTTGVILAVVMFVTGILIALNLVQWKALSHRKQKFHLRQCKADGATGRPISARGKAQLHKNVEESRTCLTFFFYITSA, encoded by the exons ATGATGGCAGCTTCAACAG agtCATACATGTATATGGACCAGAGTGCCTTTCAATACG ATTATGAGACATTGCGGACTACGGGTGTCATCCTTGCTGTGGTTATGTTCGTAACCGGGATTCTTATTGCTCTGA ATCTAGTCCAGTGGAAGGCGCTCAGCCACCGAAAACAGAAG ttccaCCTCAGACAGTGTAAAGCAGATGGTGCGACAGGGCGGCCCATTTCAGCTAGAGGAAAGGCTCAGTTGCACAAAAATGTGGAGGAGAGTCGAACCTgcttgaccttttttttttatataacctcAGCCTAA
- the LOC109083365 gene encoding FXYD domain-containing ion transport regulator 7-like isoform X2, with the protein MYMDQSAFQYDYETLRTTGVILAVVMFVTGILIALNLVQWKALSHRKQKFHLRQCKADGATGRPISARGKAQLHKNVEESRTCLTFFFYITSA; encoded by the exons ATGTATATGGACCAGAGTGCCTTTCAATACG ATTATGAGACATTGCGGACTACGGGTGTCATCCTTGCTGTGGTTATGTTCGTAACCGGGATTCTTATTGCTCTGA ATCTAGTCCAGTGGAAGGCGCTCAGCCACCGAAAACAGAAG ttccaCCTCAGACAGTGTAAAGCAGATGGTGCGACAGGGCGGCCCATTTCAGCTAGAGGAAAGGCTCAGTTGCACAAAAATGTGGAGGAGAGTCGAACCTgcttgaccttttttttttatataacctcAGCCTAA